In the Enterococcus rotai genome, TCTATTTTGTTAGGGACATGGGCCAAATAAGAGCATCACTAGTCGCAATTGTTTTTCTTTATTGTTTACCGGCGATTAAAGAAAAAAATCTTCCCAAAGTAGTTCTATTTTCACTTCTGGGAGCCTGTTTCCATATTGTTGCTTTGTTTATTATACCAGCTTACTTTTTTGTATGGATCATAAAAAAACTAACATTGCAAAAAGTGTTTATTTTGACAATGATTTCAGCTTTGATAGGTGTGTTGTTCTTTTTCCCAGATCTATTTTTATGGGCGATTCCTTCAAGGTATGCGGGGTATTTTGCAGGTAAGTATATCACTGGAAAGTGGATATTTAATCCGATATTCATCATGCAGATGGGAATTACGATTGCCTCAATACTCTTTATTAAAGGGAAAAATAAAGAGTACAATGAGAGTTTAAACATATTATTAAGTTTGTATTTTTTATCTACATTATTTTTGATTATTTTCGGTCCCTTAGCAACTGTGGGTGGAAGAATCGGTACGATTTTTGCAACAGCTGAAATTTTGTTAGTCCCTCAATTGTTTCGATATGTATTCAAAAATCAATATCTTAATTTAGTTTGTTACTATATATTTTGTGCAGTTGTTTTTTACTTAATATTTATTTTGTCAAATACGTATCAAGATTTTATTCCGTATCAAACGGTGTTCTCTGTTTCATAAAAAGAAAGGAAGCAATTATGATTAAAAAAACAAATGGCAAGTATTTAAAAAGCGGCATTGTCTTATTTTCACTTGCACTATTAGCAAATGTTGGATTTATGACTGAAAATCAACGAGTGTTTGCAGAAGAGACTGAAAATACTGGCGATAACAGAATAAGTGAGACTAGTTCATCTAGTCATGCTGAACAATCCGCTCAGACGACTTCTGAGTCTGAGACGAATAACTCTACTTCAGAGACTATTATGGAAGTACCAGAAAATAAAATTACAGAAGAAAATAATAAAGAACTAGGGAACGCATCGAAACAAGAAGAAGGGGAGTACTTATTTAACCCGAATGATCGATCTGATTTAGCTATTACAGCACGCGCTGCTGGTGAAACACGTTCACTAATATCAGCAACTGAAAATAATCGCCCTGCTAAAGATTTTGTGGATATTTCGTCTCATAATGGAGCACTTTCCGTGGATAATTTTAACGAAATGAAAAAATATGGCGTTAAAGGTGTTGTTGTAAAATTAACAGAGTATACAACATACTTGAATCCTTTGGCAAAAGGACAAATTGAAAATGCACAACGTGCGGGATTGATTGTCTCTGTCTATCATTATAGTTGGTTTACAACAAAAGCAGGAGCTGAGCAAGAGGCGATATATTTTGCCCAAAAGGCAAATGAGCTAGGACTACCTAAAAATACATTGCTAATAAATGATGCTGAACAGACGGAAATGACAGCTGGGAATGTCACTGAAAATTCTCTTGCATTTCAAAAGAAACTAAATAACTTAGGTTATTCTCGCGTAGCACACTATTCAATGTTTGATTGGTTTAACCGTAAAATACTGGATGAAGATAAATTGGGATCTGGAAACAGTTGGGTTGCAAGCTACCCCTATAACCCTTTAGCAACAAATCTATTACATACCGGAAATGCTGCTTGGCAATGGAGTTCTGAGCTGACATTTCCTGGAGTTCCTGGAAGGTTTGACATAAATGTATCTTATAATAATTTATTCTTACAAGCGACAGGAGATAATGGTATTAACTTAGCTAATTATCATACATCTGCACCGCTACAAGTGTATACAACTGATAATCTTTGGTATTATAATGATATTAATGAATTTTCTGTGGCAACTCAAGCAGAAAAATTGCCTAAAGATACAATTTTAAATATAAACTCAATCGAGTATAGCAACAGCGGTTATCCTAGACTTGTCACAGACAAAGGCTATGTTTCCGCAAATAAAATGTACACTTCACCAACTATTAGCAATTTATCCAGTTATATTACTGACTTAGGGAAAGTCGTAGCATTAGGAAATATCTGGTATTACAATGATAAAGATAACTTTACGCAACAGACACAAGCAGGTCAAATTACTAAAAATACTGTTTTTGATGTTATAGGGATTGTTTTCAGTAAAACAGGTTACCCAAGGTTAGTTACAGATAAAGGCTATGTCTCTGCTAACAAAGCTTATGTCAATCAACTTGTAGCAAACTATTCTGATTATCTGATGACCACAGGAAAAGTTGCAACAACAACAAGTACTTGGCATTATAACAATAAAGATAGTTTTACCCAACAGTCACAAGTAGAGCAAATAGCGAAAAATACTGTTTTAACGGTAAAAGATATTGCCTATAGTGCAAGTGGTTATCCAAGATTAGTGACAGACAAAGGGTATGTTTCCGCAAATAAAGGATTTGTAACACCAATCGTTAATAACCATGCTGATTATTATTTGAAGACAGGAAAATTTTTGACGTCTCAAAACATTTGGTATTACAATGATAAGGATCTTTTTTCAGTTGAAACACAAGCTGAGCCTTTGCCAAAAGAGACAATGATTGAAGTCAAGGATATTGTATATAGTGCAACAGGCTACCCAAGATTAGTAACAGACAAAGGATATGTTTCCGCAAATAAAGGGTATCTTTCAGAGGCAATCAGTAATTTAAACAGCTATATTACTGAGCCGATGAAGGTTGTTACTAAGGAAAGTATTTGGTACTACAATAGCAAAGATGAGTTTTCAAGTAAAACACAGGCTGAGAAATTAGCTAAAGACACATTACTAGATGTGAAAGCTATCGTTTATAGTGCAACAGGCTATCCAAGATTAGTTACAAATAAAGGGTATGTTTCTGCTAATAAAGCTTACGTTACTCCAGCAATTGGTAATATCGATAGCTACATTACTAAGCCAGGAAAAGTAAGAGCTAAAGCTAATATCTGGCATTATAATAATAAAGACAACTTTGCAGTTGAGACACAAGTACAACAAATTACTAAAGGAACGACCTTCACAGTTAAAGGAATCGCCTATAGTGCAACTGGCTATCCAAGACTGGTAACAGATAAGGGATATGTTTCAGCAAATAAAACATATGTAGAAGAAATAAAATAAATAATTGAACCATCAAAAAATCAAGACAAGTTGGTGTATCTAAGTGAAGAAAGTATTGAGTAATATATTTTTTACGGCTATGTATCAAGTAGTAATACTGATTGTTCCATTAGTGACGATGCCGTATGTATCAAGAATATTCGGAACAGAATTGCTTGGTATTAATTCATTTGTTATTTCAATTATTGGTTTTTTGAACATGATTATTTTAATGGGCATGAGTCAATTAGGAACAAGAGAGATTGCCAAAGCCGACAAAAAAGATCGTGGATCAGTTTTCTTTCAGTTGTGGTTTATTCAATTAGCAAGTGGCTTGATTGTCACAAGCCTTTATCTACTAATTGTTTCGTTTTTTGTTGGTAATAAAGGTGTGTACTATATTCAAATTCCTTATTTGATTGCATATGTTCTAGATATCTCCTGGTATTTTCTTGGAATTGGTGAAGTAAAAAAAGTGATTGTAAGAAACACAATTGTGAAATTTGGTTCCCTGATTTTGGTTTTCCTTATAGTAAAGAGCAGTTCAGATTTGCTACTATACATGGGGATAAACAGTATTAGCACATTTTTAGCAAATATCTTTTTTTGGATTAGTTTACTCAAGGAATTTAAAGCGTATGGAAAAATTAAAAAGTCATTTTCTGTTCCCTATTTGAAGCAGGCGTTGTTTTTACTTATTCCGTTATTTGCGATTCAAGTGTATAATACGTTTGATAAGACGTTAGTTGGATTACTATCAACAAAAACAGAGCTTTCTTTCTATGATCAATCTCAGAAAATTGTTCGAATTGTGTTGTCAATTGTTACCTCAATCAGTTTAGTTATGATGCCTTTAATGGCTAAAGTAGATACAGGTGACAGCGAGGATAGTTCAAAACTACAGCTGTTATTGAAAAAATCAGTTGAATATACAACGTTGATTTCCTTATTATTAACTGTTTTATTAATGTGTAATTCACGTGATTTCGTTCGATGGTTTTTTGGAAATGAATTTGTTCCGATGACCTATAATATGATTTTTGTTAGTTTGATCATTGCACCAAATGCTTTTGGTGGAGTTTTAGCCAATCAGTTTACTTTAGCAAAAGGATTGCTGAAGCATTATTCTATTCCATTTATCGCAGGCGCAATAATTGATGTCATATTAAACCTTATATTGGTACCAAGATGGGGGGCAGATGGTGGGACTATTGCATTGATCGTTACGGAATTTTGTGTTTGTATCTTTAGGGTCTATGTCATTCGTAAATGGTTGGACCTCAAAGATATTTGCTCTGAATTTTTTAAATATACGATTATATTTGTTTTAATTTTAGTTTTGGGATTTTTAATTCCTAACTTTGTAGCATCTTTATTCTTGAATATGGTTATACGTTCAAGTATAGTGTTTGTTGTATTTCTTATTTTGATTTTTCTTTTTCAAACCAACATCTCAAAAGACTTCACCGCTCTTTTAAATAAAGTGAAAAAGAAAACGTAACTAGACATATTTTGGAGGGCTTCTTTTGAAATCAGATAATATTGTAAAACAACTACAAAAAAAAGAATTAGAAATATTGAAATTTGTGGATAATTTTTGCCAAACTAAAGATATTCCATATTTTTTATCAGCTGGAACGTTACTAGGAGCGATTCGTCACAAAGGTTTTATTCCATGGGATGATGACATTGATTTAGGTATGACAAGAGAAAATTATGAACGGTTTATTCAATTGGTTCCTGAGGCTTTAAAGGATACTGATTATATGCTTCAAACTTATAAAACGGATGTTGGTTATCCGTTACCGTTTTTAAAAATCATTAATTTAAAGACAACTTTAGTTGAATCTAATGCTAAAGACGGTAATGCTAAAAATGGTGTTTTTATTGATATTTTCCCATTTGATGTTGTACCGGATAATAAAGCTTTAAGATGGCTGCAGATAAAAAAATGTAAGCTTTTGACATTTGTTATTCACACTAAAATGAATTACTATACGCGTGCTCAAACACCAGTAGGTGGAATGATATATAAAGTGTTAAATTTTTTCTGGGGTAGATATTCTGTAAGAGAACTTCTTGATAAAAGGCAGAATGAAATTGAAAAATATAATCAGTCAAATAATCACAATATGTCTATAGTAACTGCTACGA is a window encoding:
- a CDS encoding oligosaccharide flippase family protein, translated to MKKVLSNIFFTAMYQVVILIVPLVTMPYVSRIFGTELLGINSFVISIIGFLNMIILMGMSQLGTREIAKADKKDRGSVFFQLWFIQLASGLIVTSLYLLIVSFFVGNKGVYYIQIPYLIAYVLDISWYFLGIGEVKKVIVRNTIVKFGSLILVFLIVKSSSDLLLYMGINSISTFLANIFFWISLLKEFKAYGKIKKSFSVPYLKQALFLLIPLFAIQVYNTFDKTLVGLLSTKTELSFYDQSQKIVRIVLSIVTSISLVMMPLMAKVDTGDSEDSSKLQLLLKKSVEYTTLISLLLTVLLMCNSRDFVRWFFGNEFVPMTYNMIFVSLIIAPNAFGGVLANQFTLAKGLLKHYSIPFIAGAIIDVILNLILVPRWGADGGTIALIVTEFCVCIFRVYVIRKWLDLKDICSEFFKYTIIFVLILVLGFLIPNFVASLFLNMVIRSSIVFVVFLILIFLFQTNISKDFTALLNKVKKKT
- a CDS encoding EpsG family protein; this translates as MIPYILLFVSLIVLSLLEFFSKKRVFFIIAMIEIILFAGLRYETGYDYLSYKAFFERVKSFGDIISGGIDAEPGYLLTNYIVKMFGMDFSAFILIYSVVTLALLGWFVYKNVSYPTMIIVYYVSRFYFVRDMGQIRASLVAIVFLYCLPAIKEKNLPKVVLFSLLGACFHIVALFIIPAYFFVWIIKKLTLQKVFILTMISALIGVLFFFPDLFLWAIPSRYAGYFAGKYITGKWIFNPIFIMQMGITIASILFIKGKNKEYNESLNILLSLYFLSTLFLIIFGPLATVGGRIGTIFATAEILLVPQLFRYVFKNQYLNLVCYYIFCAVVFYLIFILSNTYQDFIPYQTVFSVS
- a CDS encoding LicD family protein, which codes for MKSDNIVKQLQKKELEILKFVDNFCQTKDIPYFLSAGTLLGAIRHKGFIPWDDDIDLGMTRENYERFIQLVPEALKDTDYMLQTYKTDVGYPLPFLKIINLKTTLVESNAKDGNAKNGVFIDIFPFDVVPDNKALRWLQIKKCKLLTFVIHTKMNYYTRAQTPVGGMIYKVLNFFWGRYSVRELLDKRQNEIEKYNQSNNHNMSIVTATTEFRTETLSKTEINDVIRIPFEDGMFLANSNYERMLEQSYGDYMEFPPVEERGTKHDIVYLKLDDFEFGDPTYKKKK
- a CDS encoding DUF5776 domain-containing protein, coding for MIKKTNGKYLKSGIVLFSLALLANVGFMTENQRVFAEETENTGDNRISETSSSSHAEQSAQTTSESETNNSTSETIMEVPENKITEENNKELGNASKQEEGEYLFNPNDRSDLAITARAAGETRSLISATENNRPAKDFVDISSHNGALSVDNFNEMKKYGVKGVVVKLTEYTTYLNPLAKGQIENAQRAGLIVSVYHYSWFTTKAGAEQEAIYFAQKANELGLPKNTLLINDAEQTEMTAGNVTENSLAFQKKLNNLGYSRVAHYSMFDWFNRKILDEDKLGSGNSWVASYPYNPLATNLLHTGNAAWQWSSELTFPGVPGRFDINVSYNNLFLQATGDNGINLANYHTSAPLQVYTTDNLWYYNDINEFSVATQAEKLPKDTILNINSIEYSNSGYPRLVTDKGYVSANKMYTSPTISNLSSYITDLGKVVALGNIWYYNDKDNFTQQTQAGQITKNTVFDVIGIVFSKTGYPRLVTDKGYVSANKAYVNQLVANYSDYLMTTGKVATTTSTWHYNNKDSFTQQSQVEQIAKNTVLTVKDIAYSASGYPRLVTDKGYVSANKGFVTPIVNNHADYYLKTGKFLTSQNIWYYNDKDLFSVETQAEPLPKETMIEVKDIVYSATGYPRLVTDKGYVSANKGYLSEAISNLNSYITEPMKVVTKESIWYYNSKDEFSSKTQAEKLAKDTLLDVKAIVYSATGYPRLVTNKGYVSANKAYVTPAIGNIDSYITKPGKVRAKANIWHYNNKDNFAVETQVQQITKGTTFTVKGIAYSATGYPRLVTDKGYVSANKTYVEEIK